The genomic stretch GTTTTTCGAGCTTTTTTATTTTTAATAAAAACCACAATTGCTTTTGTTATTTTAGGCATAGAATTGAACCAATCAATATTACATCACATGACGCCATATGAATCCATACTTGAGCTAAAAAAACGAATGCAGGCCTCCATCATTGGGCAAGATGATTTGGTAGATCGAATCATTTTAGTATTGCTGGCCAATGGAAATATGCTTCTTGAAGGCTTACCCGGATTGGCAAAAACCCGTGCTATTAAATCGCTAGCCAAAGAGCTGAATTGTGGATTAAGCCGAATACAGTTTACGCCAGATTTGCTGCCAAGTGATGTTACAGGAACAGAGATCTACCAACCTGAAACGGAAGAAAAATTCATCTTTCAAAAAGGACCGATTTTTAGTAATTTAATTTTGGCCGATGAGATAAATCGCTCGCCAGCCAAAGTGCAAGCAGCTTTGCTTGAAGCGATGGAGGAACGCCAAGTTTCGGTAGCCGGAAAAACCTATATAATGGATACGTTATTTATGGTAATGGCTACTCAAAACCCGGTGGAGCAAGAGGGAACTTACCCGCTACCGGAAGCACAAATGGACCGCTTCCTTATGCACGTTATTATCAGTTATCCCGATGATGGTTCAGAGCTGAAAATCATGCGCCTCAACCGAGAGGAACAGCATAGTGGAGAAAAAGCTGAAAAAGAAAGATTGGCACCAGAAGTAGTTTTTGCTGCGCGCGAAGAAATTGCCAAAGTGAAGATTTCGGAGCCCATGGAAAAATACATTGTCGACATTATTTCGGCCACACGCTACCCAGATAAATACAGCGAAGAATTAGACGCTTGGTTAGATTTTGGCGCCAGCCCACGTGGCAGCATTGCGATTGATCGCGCTTGCCGCACCCATGCCTGGATGATGGGCAATGACTTTGTTTCGCCAGATAATATTCGTGCTGTGGTGCACGATTGTCTACGCCACAGAATTATGCTGAGTTACGAAGCCAATGCCGAAGGCATTACCCCAGATAAAGTGCTGGATGAAATATTGGAGAAAGTAGCTGTTGTGGCATAGTTAAAATGAGTTCAAAACAGGCAACATACCCAAAAGACGTTTTTACGTCTCTCCAAGAACTTCTCCGCATGGAAGGTGTTTCGCGGCATTTTAGTCTGCGGGCCAACCGCCAAAAAGTGAGCAGTATTTTGGGTGGAAAGCATGCCTCTAAATTGCGCGGCCGCGGTCTCGATTTTGAAGAAGTGCGCCTGTACAGCAAAGGCGATGACATTCGCAACATAGACTGGAAAGTAACGGCTCGCACCCAGCAAACACACACACGTGTTTTTTCGGAAGAAAAAGAAAAACCCGCACTCATTATTGTAGACCAAAGCAAAAGCATGTTTTTTGGGTCGCAAAAGCGCACCAAATCTGTGGTGGCGGCAGAGCTGGCAGTAACCTTGGCCTTTCAAGTTTTAAAACAAGGAGACCGCGTAGGCGGAATTGTAATGGCCGATGAAGGCACAGATATTATTTTCCCAAAGCGTGACCGTAAAAATATTCTACGCTTTCTGGAGAGAATCGTAGTACGAAATCATGAGTTGAATCATTCGAAACCTATTGATTTTGCAGCTTCACTGAAAGATGTAATGGCCAAAACGCGCAACATCGTTACCCACGATTTTTTGGTGGTCATCATCAGTGATTTTCATCGCTATTCACCTGAGGTGACCAAATACATCAAGCAATTGGCGCAGCACAATGATGTGATGTTGGCCAAAGTTTTTGACCCTATGGAGCGCAACATCCCCAACGAAAAGTTTATTGCGGGAAACGCGCAACATCAGGTAAGTGTAGATGGTAAAAAGAAACAACTTCGTAAAAAATTTGAGGAGGGTTTTGATAATGATTTTGAGGATTTTAAAACTGAATTGAAAAAACATAGGATTCCCTCATTTAGCGTAAGTACCATAGATTCTTTGGAAGATCAGATTAAGGAATATTTTAAAAAATCAAGTAAATGAGTTTGCTTTTGCAAATAGCTCCGTCTGATTCATTGACAACAGTAGTTGCTGACTTGAACCTAGGACCATTGCAGGAGCCAGCTGATGTGGCTTTTACTTTTGAAACTATAGGGTGGCCAATTCTAGCCATACTTATGTTGATATTGATTATTGTCTTTTCATTTTTTCAAATGAGAAAATACAAACGCAATCAATACCGCAGAGAAGCCCTTGCAGAATTGAAAAAAGTAGCTTCTGGCGAGTTAGATTTTGCCTACAGCATGGTGCTAGTTAAGCGTACGGCAATTCAGGCCTTTGGTCGCGAAAAAGCAGGTAAACTAGCGGGAAAGGAATGGTTCACTTTTCTGGACGAAAACGCAAAGAATGTTAGTTTTTTATCTGTGCTTACAGAAATAGAAGCTCTTATTTATAAAAGTGAAATTCCCGAAAAAACAACCCAAGAAAAAATAATAGTCAACGCCAAAAACTGGATATCCACTCATGTTGCCCGATAATTTTGAACTCGCCTTTCCTTGGATGCTGTGGCTTTTGCCACTGCCCATCCTCGTGTATTTTATCCTGCCACCGTTGCGGATGAAAAGCGAGGCGCTCTATTTTCCAGGTTTTAAAAAGGCTGCAGGATACACAGGTGATAAGCCTCGAAAATCAGCCATGGTAAAGCGCAGGAACTTTTTCAGTTGGTTGATTTTGATGATAATTTGGGTATTAATGATAGGTGCACTTTCATCTCCACAATTGGTGGGTGAGCCCGAAATGAAAGTAAAAACCGCACGAAACTTTTTGATTACAGCTGATATTTCTTTTAGCATGGCGCAAAAGGACTGGAAGCTTGAAGACAAGAAAGTGCGCAGGTGGGATGCCGTAAAAAGCCTGATGCATGATTTTATAAAAGAGCGAAAAGGTGATCGAATGGGTTTAGTTTTTTTTGCCACCAATTCGTACGTTCAAGCCCCTTTTACTCCTGATTTACAAACCGTGGATCAACTGCTAGATGAAGCCGATGTGGGGATGGCAGGGCAAATGACACATATTGGAAAGGCGATTAGTATGGGTATAAGTCTCTTTAAAGAAGATACTATAAAAACCAAAGTAATGCTGTTGCTCACAGATGGTGTGGACGGGGGTGCAGATATTCTTCCTCTTGACGGAGCCGAGATGGCAAAAAAAGATTCGGTTATTATTTACACCATTGGCATTGGCGAGCCCGGCACAAGTGGTTCTGATTTGGATGAGAAAACACTTCAGGAGATAGCTGAGATTACAGGAGGAAAATACTTTCGTGCAAAAGATGCTGATGCGCTAAAGCAGGTTTATGAAGAAGTAAACAAGCTGGAACCTATAGAATTTGAGGAAGAAGAAAACCGACCAGTAACGTTGCTATATATGTACCCGCTGGGAGCAGCATTGGGCTTGGCTTTGGCAGCAAGCTTTTTGAGTGTTCTTGTAAGTTTACTTATGCAGTTGATCAATAAAAGATGACAGATATTTTCCCCATAATATGGAGTGATTTTCACTTTTTGCGACCTCATTTTTTGTGGGGTTTTGCAGGTGTTGCTGTCATTTTAATATTGGGATTATTGAATGCCCGTGAAAATGCGGGTTGGAAAAAACATATTGCAGCACACCTAAGGCCATTTGTAATTAGCAAGGGAAGTGCTTCAATAAAAATTGTGATGCAGTTTGTTCAAGCTATTGCCTTGAGCTGCGCTGTGCTGGCACTGGCCGGGCCAACTTGGAAAAAAGTGCAATTACCCGGGCAAATTTTGGAAACGCCTATGGTTATTCTGCTTGACCTTTCGCAAAGCATGATGGCCGATGATATTCAGCCGACAAGGCTGGAGCGAGCTAAATTTAAAATCAATGATTTCCTGGATTCCAAACCAGGTGCCAGGGTTTCTTTGGTAGGGTTTGCAGGCACTGCACATACCATTGTTCCGCTTACGCGTGACTATAAAATCATTAAAAATCATGTTGAAACCTTGTCACCTAAGGTGATGCCTTTTCTTGGAAGCGATTTGAAAAAGGCGTTAGATCTGGCTGACACATTGATGAGCATAACCACAGCGCCTGGCACTGTGTTGGTTTTTTCGGATGATTTTGATAACCAAGACTTTGATGTGATTCAAAATTTTATTGAACCATTAAAATCCACTACGCCTAGCCGAAACAAGATTGAAATAATGCCCATGAATACACCTAGTGGTGCCGATGTACCGGCCTATAGTGGTCGTGGGTTTTTGAAAAACGATGGTAAGGCGCTTCATTCTTCACTAAATAGTGCGGTGCTTTCACAGATTGGTGGTTTGGAAAATGTAACAATCCATCAACTCACTTTAGATAATAGTGATGTAGAATTGATTGCTAAAAATGTAAGCGATCATTTAAAATTTACCGAAGCACCTACCGAAAAAGAGGACGAATGGCGAGATGTAGGATTGCTGTTGGCAGCACCTTCGGCCTTGTTGATTTTGATGTGGTTCCGCAAAGGGTGGGTGGTTTTTTCATTATTGATGATGGTGAGCTTAAGTAGCTGTAATAGCTCAAATAAAGTGGAAGATTTTAATGACTTATGGTTTACCCGAGATTATCAAGGACAAAAGGAAAGTAAGGCAGGGCACTTTGTAGAAGCTGCAAACTTGTATAAAGATCCATTGCGACAGGGGGTGGCATATTTTAAAGCTGGAGAATATGATGAAGCTATTCGTGCTTTTAGTAGAGATACTTCGGCTATGGGAGCTTACAATTTGGGGTTAGCTTATGTGCAAAATGGCGATTTGGCTGCGGCACAATTGGCATTTGGAGAAGCGATAAAACTTGATCCAGAAAACGAAACAGCGCGTAACAATTATAATAAGTTGGGCCATGTATTAGAAGGTGAGTCTGAAGCAAGCATGGCAGATGCACAGGAAGCTGGAGCTGAAAAAGGAAAAGCCAAAAATGAGCAAAACAAAAGCCCCGAAGACTTAAGCGGAGGAGGGCAGAAAGCTACCAAAAAGGACATGGAAAAAGAGCGTTTGGAAGAAACTGTGAATACGGATATCCGAAAGGCAAAGGAACAAGATGAAGTGCCAGTTGATTTTAAATCTGGAGAAAACAACAATCAGCAAATGGTAATGATGCAAAAATTGGATGATGACCCTGCTCGTTTTTTAATGAAGAAATTTGAGTTTGAAGCCAAACGGAAAAACCTAAAACCAAATCCTGATGAGAAGCCTTGGTAAAATCGTTTTTCTGACCTGGGTATTAGGGGTGCTATTGGTATTTTTATCTCATTCAGCGCAAGCACAAAAGCTATGGTCAGAGGTGAGCTTAAATAAACAAAGCGTTTATTTGGGAGAACCCGTGGAGGTTACCGTTTCAGTATATACTTCCACTTGGTTTACGGCTGGTGTAGATCCTGGAAATGTAAAAGTAAAAGACGCCTACACTGTTTTTTTTAGAAACGTAAGCACTAGTAAAACGGTAGCAGGAAAAACAGTTTCAGGTGTTCAAATGATTTTTAATGTATTTCCAAACTCGGCTAAGAATATCACTTTTCCAGAGCTGGAAATAGAGGTGGAAACTCCAAAGGAAGGTGGGTATAAAGGTATTGCTCATGTGGTAAAGACAAAACCGCACCAAATAAAAGTTCGTCCTATTCCTCCAGGTTTTGAAGCTGAGCAATGGTTGGTAACCACTAGTCTCTCTGTAAGCCAGCAGTGGGATGCGGATATAAAAAACGTGAAAGTGGGTGATGTGCTTACGCGAACTATATCTAGAAATGCGGCCAATACGGTTAGTCAGCTTTTGCCCCCGGTAATTTGGGATAGTGTAGCTGGCATCAGCGAGTATCCTTATCGAAGCAATGTAGAAAGTCATAGGAGTAAAACTGCAATCAGCGCCAAGCGTACAGAAACTATGCGTTATCTTTTTGAAAAAGAAGGAGAAGTGATTTTACCGGAAATGGAGTTTACCTGGTGGAATCCTTACCATAAGAAGTTGTATAAGCGTACTTTAAAAGAAGTAAAAATTGACGTGCAGCCCAATCCGGATTTAGGGATGCTGGCCAGTGTGCGTGATAGTTTACAAGCACAAATTGCGAAAACTGAAGCAGCTGAAGAACAGGCTGAGGCACCCTTCACCATATTGGGCATGAGCGTGAAAAAGTTTGTCACTGTTTTAGCGTCTATTATTCTGTTGTTAGTGGCTTTGATGTTAATGTTGAAATGGGCTCTCAACTATCGAAGAAATTACTTACTAAAGTATCATAGTTCCGAACTTTATTACTTCAGAAAACTGAAGAAAGCTATAAGACGTAATAATAACAAAGAGCAAGTAAAAAACTTGTATATATGGATTGATAGATTACACTTAAAAGAGCCTACATTAACTTACTTTGCCGAAGTATATGGAACTGAGAATTTTTACAATCAAGCACAACTTTTTGAAAGTAGGATTGCGGAAGGAGATCTTACTTATAAACTCGATGTTAAGGAATTAAGTAAAGGAAGAAAAAAGTTTGTTGAATCAGGTAGATATACTATAATCACTAATGGATGGATAAACCCTTAAATTTTTAGAGCGAAAAAGTGTAAAATTATTTGGGAGAGAAATATTGATTGGAGTACTTTTAAAGAATTGTTAACCAACTATATTTATTTAAAATGAAAAAGTTATTAGTGCTAAGTTTAGTGATGTCAATGTTTTCTGGCTATTCTCAGTCAAGTAAAGAAGAAGTAGATTATTATCAATCCATTTTCGGAATGGGTAAAAAAGAAGTGGTAGCTGAGTTAATTTCTTTGGATGCCGAAACAAAGGATTCTTTTTGGAAAATTTATGATGAGTATGAAACGAGCAGGAAGGAACTTGGAAAAGACAGAATCATACTTTTGGAAAAATATGCCAACGGATATGAGTCTATGTCTGCCGAGGAACTAAATTCGATCATGAAGGAGTCTATGAGTTTGTCTGTGAAAACAGATAAACTTATTGGGGCTTACTATAAGAGGTTGGAAAAAGAGGCTGGAGTATTGGCAGCATCTCAGTTTTATCACATAGAATCTTACCTGGTGAGTGAAATAAGAGTCGCAATTTTTGGAAATATACCAATGATGGAAAAGATAAAGAAGTAAAATTTGAAAGAGGCTCTTAAATAGAGCCTCTTTTTTTTATTTATTATTTGGCTTTGAGAGTACAGCTTAAGATTACTTAAGTGTATAGGCTTAGAATAGATATTTTTTCGCATCCGTGTTTCTCCCGTAATTTCTTTTCTAGGAAATTAAAGTCAACAGACGAGTGGATTTTAAACCAGATATGAGGAGCATTGAGTGAGGATTTTAATGAAAAAGCTTTGTTTGTCTTTAGTGGCTTTAACCTGTTTCTTTCTGCTGAGTTTTGATAGTTATACATTCCTTAGTTTTCAAAAAAAAAACAGCTATGATTTTTAAGAGAGGAGCCATTCTTTTTTTCTTTTTGGTAAGTACTGTGGGCTTAGCACAACAGGAAAAAACAAAATCATTGTTTAGAGACAGTATCGATGGCAAACTAGATGTTAGTAATTTCCTGATTGAGGCAAATGGTTTTATACCTGTGGTTCAATTAATCACGGAGCCAGCATTGGGAGGAATAGGCGGCCTTTTAACACCAATATTTATACATCCAAATAAATATCAGGAAGAGGGAAAGTATGTAGCCCCTAATATTACAGCAGGATTTGCCGGGTATACTGCAAATGATAGTTGGTTTTTTGGAGGTATGAGAATAGCCTCTCTACCGAAGTATGGACTTAAATATAGAGTAGGAGGGGCATATGCCTCGGTGAACCTTGATTTTTACAGAGATATAGGTTCTAATAAGGATGTTGAATTTCCATTTAATTTTGAAACCTTTGGTTTCTTTGGATCCTTGACGAAAGAGATTGCGAACACCAATATCTACGCGGGACTGGAGTATTTATTTTTGAAAAATAATATTTCACCAGAATTTGCTTTCACCGCATTACCAGATTTTGTCACTGAGAAGGAGTTCAAAAATGTGCAAAGTAGTCCTGGGTTTATCATTGAGTATGATGTGAGGGATAACATTTTTACTCCCAACAAGGGAACTCTAATTACAACCAACTTTAGGGTAAACGCTGATTGGACAGGTAGTGATTTTGAATATCAAAATTTTAGCGCTTGGATTTTACAGTATTTTCAGACTACGGCAAAGTTGGTGAGCGGTTTTAGGCTAGAAACACAGCAGCAATTTGGTAAAGC from Owenweeksia hongkongensis DSM 17368 encodes the following:
- a CDS encoding DUF4381 domain-containing protein; amino-acid sequence: MSLLLQIAPSDSLTTVVADLNLGPLQEPADVAFTFETIGWPILAILMLILIIVFSFFQMRKYKRNQYRREALAELKKVASGELDFAYSMVLVKRTAIQAFGREKAGKLAGKEWFTFLDENAKNVSFLSVLTEIEALIYKSEIPEKTTQEKIIVNAKNWISTHVAR
- a CDS encoding DUF58 domain-containing protein, which translates into the protein MSSKQATYPKDVFTSLQELLRMEGVSRHFSLRANRQKVSSILGGKHASKLRGRGLDFEEVRLYSKGDDIRNIDWKVTARTQQTHTRVFSEEKEKPALIIVDQSKSMFFGSQKRTKSVVAAELAVTLAFQVLKQGDRVGGIVMADEGTDIIFPKRDRKNILRFLERIVVRNHELNHSKPIDFAASLKDVMAKTRNIVTHDFLVVIISDFHRYSPEVTKYIKQLAQHNDVMLAKVFDPMERNIPNEKFIAGNAQHQVSVDGKKKQLRKKFEEGFDNDFEDFKTELKKHRIPSFSVSTIDSLEDQIKEYFKKSSK
- a CDS encoding AAA family ATPase; the protein is MTPYESILELKKRMQASIIGQDDLVDRIILVLLANGNMLLEGLPGLAKTRAIKSLAKELNCGLSRIQFTPDLLPSDVTGTEIYQPETEEKFIFQKGPIFSNLILADEINRSPAKVQAALLEAMEERQVSVAGKTYIMDTLFMVMATQNPVEQEGTYPLPEAQMDRFLMHVIISYPDDGSELKIMRLNREEQHSGEKAEKERLAPEVVFAAREEIAKVKISEPMEKYIVDIISATRYPDKYSEELDAWLDFGASPRGSIAIDRACRTHAWMMGNDFVSPDNIRAVVHDCLRHRIMLSYEANAEGITPDKVLDEILEKVAVVA
- a CDS encoding BamA/TamA family outer membrane protein, producing MIFKRGAILFFFLVSTVGLAQQEKTKSLFRDSIDGKLDVSNFLIEANGFIPVVQLITEPALGGIGGLLTPIFIHPNKYQEEGKYVAPNITAGFAGYTANDSWFFGGMRIASLPKYGLKYRVGGAYASVNLDFYRDIGSNKDVEFPFNFETFGFFGSLTKEIANTNIYAGLEYLFLKNNISPEFAFTALPDFVTEKEFKNVQSSPGFIIEYDVRDNIFTPNKGTLITTNFRVNADWTGSDFEYQNFSAWILQYFQTTAKLVSGFRLETQQQFGKAPFYVEPGISLRGVPAVRYQGTSTYLAETEQRYDFTMRWSGVAFTGMAKAIADKESFKTAELIYNYGVGLRYLLARKFNLRMGIDVGWSNNDFGYYIVFGSAWNNRS
- a CDS encoding BatD family protein, with the translated sequence MRSLGKIVFLTWVLGVLLVFLSHSAQAQKLWSEVSLNKQSVYLGEPVEVTVSVYTSTWFTAGVDPGNVKVKDAYTVFFRNVSTSKTVAGKTVSGVQMIFNVFPNSAKNITFPELEIEVETPKEGGYKGIAHVVKTKPHQIKVRPIPPGFEAEQWLVTTSLSVSQQWDADIKNVKVGDVLTRTISRNAANTVSQLLPPVIWDSVAGISEYPYRSNVESHRSKTAISAKRTETMRYLFEKEGEVILPEMEFTWWNPYHKKLYKRTLKEVKIDVQPNPDLGMLASVRDSLQAQIAKTEAAEEQAEAPFTILGMSVKKFVTVLASIILLLVALMLMLKWALNYRRNYLLKYHSSELYYFRKLKKAIRRNNNKEQVKNLYIWIDRLHLKEPTLTYFAEVYGTENFYNQAQLFESRIAEGDLTYKLDVKELSKGRKKFVESGRYTIITNGWINP
- a CDS encoding VWA domain-containing protein, with protein sequence MLPDNFELAFPWMLWLLPLPILVYFILPPLRMKSEALYFPGFKKAAGYTGDKPRKSAMVKRRNFFSWLILMIIWVLMIGALSSPQLVGEPEMKVKTARNFLITADISFSMAQKDWKLEDKKVRRWDAVKSLMHDFIKERKGDRMGLVFFATNSYVQAPFTPDLQTVDQLLDEADVGMAGQMTHIGKAISMGISLFKEDTIKTKVMLLLTDGVDGGADILPLDGAEMAKKDSVIIYTIGIGEPGTSGSDLDEKTLQEIAEITGGKYFRAKDADALKQVYEEVNKLEPIEFEEEENRPVTLLYMYPLGAALGLALAASFLSVLVSLLMQLINKR
- a CDS encoding VWA domain-containing protein codes for the protein MTDIFPIIWSDFHFLRPHFLWGFAGVAVILILGLLNARENAGWKKHIAAHLRPFVISKGSASIKIVMQFVQAIALSCAVLALAGPTWKKVQLPGQILETPMVILLDLSQSMMADDIQPTRLERAKFKINDFLDSKPGARVSLVGFAGTAHTIVPLTRDYKIIKNHVETLSPKVMPFLGSDLKKALDLADTLMSITTAPGTVLVFSDDFDNQDFDVIQNFIEPLKSTTPSRNKIEIMPMNTPSGADVPAYSGRGFLKNDGKALHSSLNSAVLSQIGGLENVTIHQLTLDNSDVELIAKNVSDHLKFTEAPTEKEDEWRDVGLLLAAPSALLILMWFRKGWVVFSLLMMVSLSSCNSSNKVEDFNDLWFTRDYQGQKESKAGHFVEAANLYKDPLRQGVAYFKAGEYDEAIRAFSRDTSAMGAYNLGLAYVQNGDLAAAQLAFGEAIKLDPENETARNNYNKLGHVLEGESEASMADAQEAGAEKGKAKNEQNKSPEDLSGGGQKATKKDMEKERLEETVNTDIRKAKEQDEVPVDFKSGENNNQQMVMMQKLDDDPARFLMKKFEFEAKRKNLKPNPDEKPW